A genome region from Candidatus Manganitrophus noduliformans includes the following:
- a CDS encoding adenylate/guanylate cyclase domain-containing protein, whose product MILKKFNLKIKFSLLIGALLGLTLSLSYLITSRLMTESLTEEVTLRAASIAQGIAQYSQEAILTRDRLALETMISEASKDPAILYIFIVDVKQNILAHTDMTQQGRTYSPSVGGGQRQLMGGVELLTSHDLDGRERLDVITPILFAGQQVIGSVHVGFSKRPIYETVAQSQKKIRLFILLALCVGLLGAWLLAYVIVKPIRRLVQGVKAITEGDFPQIQMKSNDEIGLLVSNFNEMSRNLREKELIKRAFTQYVSENILESFLQNPKTLQLGGTRTEATILFTDVRNFTALAEQLEPSEVVHILNDYFAAVVEVVQKFEGTLDKFMGDAVMAVFGTPVRHENDEERAVRAAIEMNERFQLLKQKWIREGYPEIEIGIGINTGEVIAGNVGTLQRLAYTVIGNSVNMAARIEKLNKRYHTQILISASTYKRLESILDAIPLPPTRVRGKSEEIQVYVVVGFRTDSLFRKNVEFGTEQYKLI is encoded by the coding sequence ATGATACTTAAAAAGTTCAACCTGAAAATCAAATTCTCGCTTCTCATCGGCGCCCTGCTTGGTTTGACCCTCTCGCTCTCCTATCTGATTACCTCCCGACTGATGACCGAATCATTGACCGAAGAGGTGACCCTCCGAGCGGCTTCGATCGCCCAGGGGATCGCTCAATACAGCCAAGAGGCCATTTTAACGCGAGACCGGCTCGCCTTGGAAACAATGATCAGCGAAGCCTCCAAAGATCCGGCCATCCTTTATATTTTCATCGTGGACGTAAAACAGAATATTCTCGCTCATACCGATATGACGCAGCAAGGACGAACGTATTCTCCTTCAGTAGGAGGAGGACAGCGGCAGCTCATGGGGGGGGTCGAGTTGCTGACCTCGCATGATCTGGACGGGCGGGAGCGTCTTGACGTGATCACCCCTATTCTCTTCGCCGGTCAACAGGTGATCGGCTCGGTTCATGTCGGTTTTTCCAAAAGGCCGATCTACGAAACGGTCGCGCAATCTCAGAAGAAAATTAGGCTCTTCATTCTCCTCGCCCTCTGCGTCGGTCTGTTGGGAGCGTGGCTGCTGGCCTATGTGATCGTAAAACCGATCCGCCGGCTGGTTCAAGGGGTGAAGGCGATCACAGAGGGAGATTTCCCCCAGATTCAAATGAAGTCGAATGATGAGATCGGCCTTTTGGTTTCAAACTTCAATGAAATGTCGAGAAACCTCCGGGAAAAAGAGTTGATCAAGCGGGCTTTCACCCAATATGTCTCGGAAAACATTTTGGAGTCCTTCCTGCAAAACCCAAAAACCTTGCAATTGGGCGGGACACGGACCGAAGCAACGATCCTCTTTACCGACGTTCGCAATTTCACCGCCCTGGCGGAACAGTTGGAGCCTTCCGAAGTGGTCCATATTCTGAACGACTATTTTGCAGCGGTGGTCGAGGTGGTTCAAAAATTTGAAGGAACATTGGATAAGTTCATGGGCGATGCGGTGATGGCCGTTTTTGGAACGCCGGTCCGCCATGAGAACGACGAGGAACGGGCTGTTCGCGCCGCAATCGAGATGAACGAGCGGTTCCAATTGCTCAAGCAAAAATGGATCCGGGAAGGTTATCCCGAGATCGAAATCGGGATAGGAATCAATACCGGCGAGGTGATTGCCGGGAATGTCGGCACGTTGCAGCGGCTCGCTTATACCGTCATCGGCAACAGCGTCAACATGGCGGCGAGAATCGAAAAGCTGAACAAGCGTTATCATACCCAGATCTTGATTTCTGCGAGCACCTACAAACGTCTTGAATCCATTCTCGATGCGATCCCCCTTCCCCCGACACGGGTTCGTGGAAAATCCGAAGAGATTCAAGTCTATGTCGTTGTCGGATTCCGGACCGATTCCCTCTTTCGAAAAAACGTTGAATTCGGCACCGAACAGTACAAACTCATCTAA
- a CDS encoding tetratricopeptide repeat protein gives MQAVDPAPKSAEPSEPVKANPRLEAGEQLLKQGKHKEAIVEFEAALKADPSSQPAALGLRSAQKKMKEEREKTVQNLIQFNENGLQFYNREEYLRAGLAWKEALELFRSQNDPTMERELPFRIDEITTHLDQLIRILVDKGILLYRQGELQNAVYAWQDVLIVEPEHAEAKDYIHKARVKMETLETFSSPPSSP, from the coding sequence TTGCAAGCGGTCGATCCGGCTCCGAAGTCTGCGGAACCTTCCGAGCCGGTCAAGGCAAATCCGCGTCTGGAAGCGGGCGAACAACTCTTGAAGCAAGGGAAGCATAAAGAAGCGATCGTCGAGTTCGAGGCGGCCCTCAAGGCCGATCCTTCAAGCCAGCCGGCGGCTCTGGGTCTCAGATCGGCGCAGAAAAAAATGAAAGAGGAGCGCGAAAAAACCGTCCAGAATTTGATTCAGTTCAATGAGAACGGCCTCCAATTCTACAATCGAGAGGAGTACCTGAGGGCCGGTCTGGCTTGGAAGGAGGCGCTCGAGTTGTTCCGTTCCCAGAATGATCCGACGATGGAACGCGAACTCCCATTTCGAATCGACGAGATCACCACGCATCTGGATCAACTGATCCGTATTCTTGTCGACAAAGGGATTCTTCTCTACCGTCAAGGAGAGCTGCAAAATGCCGTCTACGCCTGGCAGGATGTCTTGATCGTTGAACCTGAACATGCGGAAGCAAAGGACTATATTCATAAAGCCCGGGTCAAAATGGAAACTCTTGAGACGTTCTCTTCCCCCCCTTCCTCGCCTTGA
- the lepA gene encoding translation elongation factor 4: MGSKINIILKFIVLGKCDLQEYIRNFSIIAHIDHGKSTLADRLLEKTGAVTPREFKDQLLDDMDLERERGITIKAHAVRLKYRADDGHDYLFHLIDTPGHVDFTYEVSRSLAACEGALLVVDATQGVEAQTIANAYLAIDNNLEIIPVINKIDLPSADVEKTKQQIEDILGLDASEAILASAKEGKGIKEILEAVIRRVPPPSGKADAPLRALIFDSWFDNYQGAVVLVKVVDGTIRKGSQIKLMSNGIEHEVLSLGVFTPKAEEATSLSVGEVGCVISGIRNVSETKIGDTITDAKRPAAEAIPGYKEVKPMVFCGLYTIDTDRYEDLRDALEKLRLNDSSFKYEPETSLALGFGFRCGFLGLLHMEIIKERLEREYRLSLISTAPTVVYRVTTVKGKVLHIDNPAKLPAPNLIAGFEEPFIEGVIITKDEFLGSIMKLSQDRRGTQKDMKYLDVGRVMVKYELPLNEVILDFYDRLKSLSKGYASLDYEFIGYREADLVKVDIMLNGETVDALSFIAAKDKSQVRARQLAEKMKELIPKQMFEVAIQAAIGSKIIARETVSAMKKNVTAKCYGGDITRKRKLWEKQKEGKKRMKQVGRVEIPQEAFLAVLKVQD, encoded by the coding sequence ATGGGGTCGAAAATCAATATAATTCTAAAGTTTATAGTTTTAGGGAAGTGCGACTTGCAAGAGTATATCAGAAATTTTTCGATTATTGCCCATATTGATCATGGAAAATCAACACTGGCGGACCGCCTGTTGGAGAAAACCGGGGCGGTCACCCCGCGAGAGTTCAAAGATCAGCTCCTCGACGATATGGATCTGGAGCGGGAGCGGGGGATCACGATCAAAGCCCATGCCGTTCGGTTAAAGTATCGGGCGGACGATGGGCATGATTATCTCTTCCATCTGATTGATACACCGGGACACGTCGATTTTACCTATGAGGTCTCCCGAAGCCTCGCCGCGTGCGAAGGGGCCCTCCTGGTGGTCGATGCCACTCAAGGGGTGGAGGCGCAAACGATCGCCAACGCTTATCTCGCCATCGACAACAATCTTGAGATTATCCCCGTGATCAACAAGATTGACCTCCCCAGCGCCGACGTTGAGAAGACCAAACAGCAGATCGAGGATATCCTCGGCCTCGACGCCTCGGAGGCGATCCTCGCCAGCGCGAAAGAGGGAAAGGGGATCAAAGAGATCTTGGAGGCGGTGATCCGCCGCGTTCCCCCTCCGTCCGGAAAGGCAGATGCGCCGCTTCGCGCGCTGATCTTCGATTCCTGGTTCGACAACTACCAGGGGGCGGTCGTCCTGGTCAAAGTGGTCGATGGAACGATCCGCAAGGGATCTCAGATTAAGCTGATGTCGAACGGGATCGAGCACGAAGTCCTCTCCCTCGGCGTTTTTACGCCGAAAGCGGAAGAAGCGACCTCGCTCTCGGTCGGGGAGGTCGGTTGCGTCATCTCGGGGATCCGGAACGTCAGCGAGACGAAGATCGGCGACACGATCACCGACGCGAAACGCCCCGCGGCCGAGGCGATCCCCGGCTATAAAGAAGTCAAGCCGATGGTCTTCTGCGGCCTCTACACCATCGACACCGACCGCTACGAAGACCTGCGGGACGCGCTCGAAAAACTTCGACTCAATGACTCGTCGTTCAAATATGAGCCGGAGACCTCTTTAGCGCTCGGCTTCGGGTTTCGATGCGGCTTCTTGGGCCTGCTCCATATGGAGATTATTAAAGAGCGGCTCGAAAGGGAATATCGGCTCTCCCTCATCAGCACGGCGCCGACAGTCGTCTACCGGGTGACCACGGTCAAAGGAAAGGTGCTTCACATCGATAATCCGGCGAAGCTCCCCGCGCCCAACCTGATCGCCGGTTTTGAGGAGCCCTTTATCGAAGGGGTGATCATCACGAAAGATGAGTTTTTGGGATCGATCATGAAGCTCAGCCAAGATCGGCGCGGGACACAGAAGGATATGAAATACCTCGATGTCGGACGGGTCATGGTGAAGTATGAGCTCCCGCTGAATGAAGTGATTCTCGATTTCTACGACCGGCTGAAATCGCTCTCGAAAGGATACGCTTCGCTCGATTATGAATTCATCGGCTACCGGGAGGCCGATCTGGTGAAGGTCGATATCATGCTCAACGGCGAAACGGTCGATGCCCTCTCTTTCATCGCCGCAAAAGACAAATCCCAGGTGCGGGCGCGGCAGCTCGCCGAGAAGATGAAAGAGCTCATCCCCAAACAGATGTTCGAAGTCGCCATTCAAGCGGCCATCGGGAGCAAGATCATCGCGCGGGAGACCGTCAGCGCCATGAAGAAGAATGTGACCGCCAAGTGTTACGGCGGAGATATTACGCGAAAGAGGAAATTATGGGAGAAGCAGAAGGAAGGCAAGAAAAGAATGAAGCAGGTCGGCCGGGTGGAGATTCCACAGGAAGCCTTTCTTGCAGTCCTGAAAGTTCAGGATTAG
- a CDS encoding DegQ family serine endoprotease, whose translation MFRRVTIFALVILLLPGMTVLAAPKDSPDAGIKLLEDFQNIFISLADRVKPTVVNIAPQTGGPHPSQPDEGPRESPRAPEAPPGSGSGVIVDKRGFIVTNNHVVGDADEVEVRLSDKTKFTGKVVGKDPDTDLALIKIEATKDLPFATMGDSTKIKVGQWVIAVGNPFGLDRTVTVGVVSALGRENVNLSRYEDFIQTDASINPGNSGGPLFNIRGEVIGINTAIINFAQGIGFAIPSNMVEAITAQLMEKGKVTRGWLGVGIQPLTPELASKFGVKENEGVLVNEVFDGDPASRAGILPGDIILKVEELPVDTPNSLARVIASLIPGKKANIEIMRDGKKKTIVIELVERKDEAVTAAIPRRPEVFLGLNVQDLTPEIAERFKLKEEKGVIVTKVEPGSAAEAEGLKEGDLIKEVNREKVDSTDEFKKIMEKTKKTEAVLLRISRENRAFFIVLKPGDK comes from the coding sequence ATGTTCAGGAGAGTGACTATCTTCGCTCTGGTAATTTTGCTGCTTCCAGGAATGACGGTCCTGGCTGCGCCAAAAGACAGCCCTGATGCCGGAATAAAGCTACTGGAGGATTTCCAGAATATATTCATCAGCCTTGCAGATCGGGTGAAACCGACGGTGGTGAATATCGCGCCTCAAACAGGGGGCCCGCATCCGTCCCAACCCGATGAAGGGCCGCGGGAATCTCCACGTGCGCCTGAAGCTCCTCCCGGCTCCGGATCGGGCGTGATTGTCGATAAACGGGGATTTATCGTAACAAATAATCATGTCGTGGGGGATGCAGACGAAGTCGAGGTCCGGCTCTCCGATAAGACCAAATTTACGGGGAAGGTGGTCGGAAAAGATCCCGATACCGATCTTGCCCTGATCAAGATCGAAGCGACAAAGGATCTCCCTTTTGCCACGATGGGCGACTCCACCAAAATCAAGGTGGGACAATGGGTGATCGCCGTTGGAAATCCCTTCGGATTGGATCGCACGGTGACGGTCGGCGTGGTGAGCGCGCTCGGAAGAGAAAATGTCAACCTCTCCCGGTATGAGGACTTCATCCAGACCGACGCGTCGATTAATCCGGGCAACTCGGGCGGACCGTTGTTCAATATCCGCGGCGAGGTCATCGGAATCAACACCGCCATCATCAATTTCGCCCAGGGAATCGGATTCGCCATTCCATCGAACATGGTCGAAGCGATTACAGCGCAGTTGATGGAGAAGGGAAAAGTAACGCGCGGCTGGCTGGGCGTCGGGATCCAACCCCTCACCCCGGAGCTGGCGAGCAAGTTCGGCGTGAAAGAGAACGAAGGAGTTCTGGTGAACGAAGTTTTCGATGGAGACCCCGCGAGCAGAGCCGGAATTCTGCCGGGCGATATCATCCTGAAGGTGGAAGAATTGCCCGTGGATACACCGAATTCGTTGGCGCGCGTGATTGCCAGCCTCATCCCGGGGAAAAAGGCCAACATCGAAATCATGCGGGACGGAAAGAAGAAGACCATCGTGATCGAGTTGGTCGAGCGAAAAGACGAGGCGGTGACGGCGGCCATTCCGAGACGTCCCGAAGTCTTTCTTGGATTGAATGTTCAAGATCTTACCCCGGAAATCGCCGAGCGCTTCAAGCTTAAAGAAGAAAAAGGGGTCATCGTCACGAAGGTCGAACCCGGAAGCGCCGCGGAAGCGGAAGGTCTGAAAGAAGGGGACCTGATCAAGGAAGTGAATCGCGAAAAGGTCGACAGCACGGACGAGTTTAAGAAAATCATGGAAAAGACCAAAAAGACGGAAGCGGTTCTCCTTCGAATCAGCCGGGAGAATCGGGCATTCTTTATCGTCTTAAAGCCGGGCGATAAATAA
- a CDS encoding ATP-binding protein, with product MPEALRYKDYPILFVDDEEMALVTFKNLFKKEFTIHTAGSGEAALEFIEGHPELALIVSDQRMPDMTGIELLRRISVKRPNLIRMLITAYTEIELVIDAINRGKVHRYITKPYNEEELKQTLKQGVERYYLVKERDRLHAEKIETFKKMAQANRLTAIGILAAGMAHEINNPLVAINTFLQMIPKKYDEEMKDEEFWDKFYAVAVGETHRIQMLISQLLHYSKTPEEEGLKLNGVNINDLLYETITFIDNEAKKKGLTIRQDFEPDLPLCYVDREKIRQVFLNIFLNAIQATQEGYIRIKTSADFDKKHHAFFHVAVEDTGVGITEENLQKLFNPFFTTKQNEGTGLGLMMCHHIIEEHSGSIDVRSELGKGTTMTIHLPVNLTEFNRRKSDRRPSAPSADQ from the coding sequence ATGCCGGAAGCGCTCCGATATAAAGACTATCCGATTCTCTTTGTCGACGACGAAGAGATGGCCCTCGTCACCTTCAAAAATCTTTTCAAAAAAGAATTTACAATCCATACGGCCGGAAGCGGTGAGGCCGCGCTCGAGTTCATCGAAGGGCATCCCGAGTTGGCATTGATCGTTTCGGATCAACGCATGCCGGACATGACCGGCATCGAATTGCTCCGGCGTATTTCGGTGAAGAGGCCCAACCTCATTCGAATGCTGATCACCGCTTATACCGAAATAGAACTGGTGATCGACGCGATCAACCGGGGAAAAGTGCACCGATACATCACCAAACCCTACAATGAAGAGGAATTAAAACAGACTCTGAAGCAGGGGGTCGAGCGCTACTATCTGGTGAAGGAGCGGGACCGTCTTCATGCCGAAAAAATAGAAACATTCAAAAAGATGGCTCAAGCGAATCGGCTGACGGCGATCGGAATCCTGGCGGCCGGCATGGCGCACGAAATCAACAACCCCTTGGTCGCCATTAATACGTTTCTACAGATGATCCCTAAAAAATATGACGAAGAAATGAAAGACGAGGAGTTTTGGGATAAGTTTTACGCCGTCGCGGTGGGCGAAACCCATCGGATTCAGATGCTCATCAGCCAGCTTCTTCATTATTCGAAAACCCCCGAGGAAGAGGGGTTGAAATTGAACGGGGTGAATATCAACGATCTTCTTTACGAAACCATTACCTTCATTGATAATGAAGCGAAAAAGAAAGGGCTCACGATTCGGCAGGATTTCGAGCCCGATCTTCCCCTCTGTTATGTCGACCGGGAAAAGATCCGACAGGTTTTTTTAAATATCTTTCTGAATGCCATCCAGGCGACCCAGGAGGGCTACATCCGGATAAAAACGTCCGCCGACTTCGATAAAAAGCATCACGCGTTCTTCCATGTGGCGGTTGAAGACACCGGCGTCGGCATCACCGAAGAAAACCTTCAAAAGCTCTTCAACCCTTTCTTTACGACGAAACAAAACGAAGGAACCGGCCTCGGCCTGATGATGTGCCATCATATCATTGAAGAACACAGCGGCAGCATCGATGTCCGATCGGAACTCGGAAAAGGAACGACCATGACCATCCATCTGCCGGTCAATTTAACCGAATTCAACCGGAGAAAATCGGACCGCAGACCATCCGCTCCCTCCGCCGATCAGTAG